In Nymphaea colorata isolate Beijing-Zhang1983 chromosome 3, ASM883128v2, whole genome shotgun sequence, a genomic segment contains:
- the LOC116249810 gene encoding trihelix transcription factor DF1-like, whose protein sequence is MEPPFEFSPAGVAPIPSTVSHQPRSGMADAPQENTSPLAQHPSTEVLPDGGRKSLSPVCGEELTKGGTTRNRWPQAETAALLRIRLEMDSEFRDSNLKGPLWEEVSRKLAEFGYQRDAKKCKEKFENIYKYYRRTKEGRVGRRDGRSYRFFNELEALEANNINNHINQDFMNNNGSENARPRAISTQDADYGYHPTIDWDALPFENLDLLTCCNLSDSSDSGSDDPEYMIDYKSSTNLLILFENFFKQVIAKQDAMHHRFLEMLEKRENDLLAREAAWREEERARVDRESQAIAQARSLADLRYAAIISSLQKICSRDIKLSHLDPPMIHQFVNANSDMEESHESKGLTSGSGGRWPRSEVHALIELRKGKGLKFQETGTKSGLWDDIAAGMARLGYNRSAKRCKEKWENINKYFRKTKGSNRKRPRNSKTCPYFDELEVFYQKGMPNSFAKTLTGTDMISDEEVLEQVYANSKHENSAGTLMTSQAANSAVVPFPSIKDGSVLVENSLKH, encoded by the exons atggAGCCCCCGTTTGAATTCTCTCCGGCGGGAGTCGCCCCGATTCCGTCAACTGTCAGCCACCAGCCACGGTCAGGTATGGCTGACGCTCCGCAGGAAAACACAAGTCCTTTGGCGCAGCATCCGTCTACGGAGGTTCTGCCTGACGGTGGCCGGAAAAGTCTTTCTCCCGTCTGCGGCGAGGAGCTGACCAAAGGCGGCACCACCAGAAATCGGTGGCCGCAGGCAGAGACGGCCGCGTTGCTTAGGATTCGCTTGGAGATGGACTCTGAGTTTAGGGATTCTAATCTGAAAGGGCCACTCTGGGAGGAAGTTTCCAG GAAACTTGCAGAATTTGGATATCAAAGGGATGCTAAGAAATGCAAagagaaatttgaaaatatttacaaatacTATAGAAGGACCAAAGAAGGAAGAGTGGGCCGCCGAGATGGTAGAAGTTATAGATTCTTTAATGAACTTGAAGCTCTGGAGGCCAACAACATTAACAATCACATAAACCAAGATTTTATGAACAATAATGGGTCTGAAAATGCAAGGCCACGTGCAATTTCAACTCAAGATGCTGATTATGGTTACCATCCAACTATAGATTGGGATGCCTTACCATTTGAGAACCTGGACCTTCTCACCTGCTGTAATTTGTCTGACTCATCGGACAGTGGTTCTGATGATCCTGAATATATGATAGACTACAAATCTAGCACCAACCTCCTCATTTTGTTTGAGAACTTCTTCAAGCAGGTGATTGCAAAGCAGGACGCCATGCACCACAGATTTCTTGAGATGTTGGAGAAGAGGGAGAATGATTTGTTGGCAAGAGAGGCAGCatggagagaagaggaaagggcAAGGGTTGATAGAGAGAGTCAAGCAATTGCTCAAGCGAGGTCCTTGGCTGATTTACGATATGCTGCTATCATTTCCTCTTTGCAGAAAATATGTAGCAGAGATATAAAATTATCCCATTTGGATCCACCTATGATTCACCAGTTTGTAAATGCTAACAGTGATATGGAAGAATCACATGAGAGCAAAGGTCTGACTTCAGGTTCTGGCGGCAGATGGCCACGCTCTGAAGTTCATGCATTGATTGAACTCAGAAAGGGGAAAGGGTTGAAATTTCAGGAGACGGGAACCAAAAGTGGACTTTGGGATGACATAGCAGCTGGTATGGCTAGATTGGGCTACAATCGTAGTGCAAAAAGGTGCAAAGAAAAATGGGAGAACATTAACAAGTACTTCAGGAAAACAAAGGGGAGCAACAGGAAGAGGCCACGTAATTCAAAGACTTGTCCTTATTTTGATGAACTGGAGGTCTTTTATCAAAAGGGCATGCCTAATTCCTTCGCAAAAACTCTGACAGGCACCGACATGATCAGTGATGAAGAAGTCTTGGAGCAG GTGTATGCAAATTCGAAGCATGAGAATTCTGCTGGAACACTTATGACATCTCAGGCTGCTAATTCTGCCGTGGTGCCCTTCCCTTCAATAAAAGATGGAAGCGTGTTGGTTGAGAACAGTTTGAAACATTGA
- the LOC116251569 gene encoding nudix hydrolase 2-like, protein MRKFMVAISATVEACSVRTHFASSSSSCIGPLKRGILSPAVLSNASPAAFPRSLILRRKIAPASPLLPASRFFRDFVVRASNCFEVRRMSILASLPVDVEILSGVDDKYDGVTVEIKEPVDVTAFAASLKASISKWRLQGKKGVWLKIPIQLAKLVPSAVEEGFWYHHAEPTYLMLVHWLPDTPHTLPINATHRVGIGAIVINSERQMLVVQEKTGFFKGTGVWKIPTGVIDEGEDIISGAIREVKEETGIETEFLEILTFRQIHKSFFEKSDLFFVCMLRPLSFEIQKQELEIEDAQWMPLEEYASQPFVMQHEMLKKVSDIIFAKAANGYAGFTPEFGHHSGRSCYLYLNGRDLTM, encoded by the exons ATGAGGAAGTTCATGGTTGCCATTTCCGCTACAGTAGAAGCTTGCTCTGTACGGACGCACtttgcctcctcctcctcctcctgcatTGGACCTCTCAAACGTGGGATCCTCTCGCCGGCGGTTCTGTCCAACGCTTCCCCCGCTGCTTTTCCGAGAAGCTTGATCCTACGGAGGAAGATCGCGCCCGCTTCTCCACTTCTCCCGGCTTCCCGCTTCTTCCGAG ATTTTGTGGTTAGGGCTTCTAACTGCTTCGAGGTCAGAAGAATGTCGATCTTGGCAAGTTTGCCCGTTGATGTTGAAATACTAAGCGGAGTGGATGACAAGTACGACGGCGTCACCGTTGAGATCAAGGAGCCGGTAGATGTCACTGCATTCGCAGCTTCGCTCAAAGCTTCGATATCCAAGTGGAGACTGCAG ggTAAGAAAGGAGTTTGGCTAAAAATTCCAATTCAATTGGCAAAACTTGTCCCTTCTGCAGTTGAG GAAGGGTTCTGGTACCACCATGCTGAACCAACGTATTTGATGCTTGTGCATTGGCTTCCTGACACACCTCATACGTTGCCAATCAATGCTACACATCGAGTGGGTATTGGTGCTATTGTGATAAACAGTGAAAGACAG ATGCTGGTAGTCCAAGAGAAGACAGGGTTCTTTAAAGGTACTGGTGTGTGGAAGATTCCTACTGGCGTCATTGATGAG GGTGAGGATATAATATCTGGGGCTATTAGAGAAGTGAAAGAGGAAACAGGA ATCGAGACTGAGTTTTTGGAAATTCTTACATTCAG ACAAATACACAAATCCTTCTTTGAGAAGTCAGATCTGTTTTTCGTGTGCATGCTGCGTCCcttgtcatttgaaattcagaAGCAAGAGTTAGAAATAGAAGACGCACAG TGGATGCCACTGGAGGAATATGCATCACAACCCTTTGTCATGCAACATGAGATGCTGAAGAAGGTTTCTGACATTATTTTTGCAAAAGCTGCGAACGGGTATGCTGGTTTTACTCCTGAGTTTGGACACCATTCTGGACGTTCCTGTTACTTGTACCTCAATGGCAGGGATTTAACTATGTAG